One window of Robiginitalea biformata HTCC2501 genomic DNA carries:
- the nosZ gene encoding Sec-dependent nitrous-oxide reductase — protein MKHIKSIIGITLSGAALLFSGCNQGGGSSNGALTSSAAEKVYVAPGEQDEYYAFLSGGYSGNLTVYGLPSGRMFKEIPVFSQFPTSGYGYSEETKPMLNTSYGFVPWDDAHHPDISQTNGELDGRWIFINGNNTPRIARVSLSTFETEEIIEVPNSAGNHSSSFITENTEYVVAGTRFSVPVPQRDMPINEYKGNFKGALTFITVDQEHGHMDIKFQLLMPGFNYDLSHPGRGKSHGWFFFTTYNTEEASTLQEVNSSQNDKDFIAAINWKKIEEYVNNGGGTKMPANYAHNVYDESTHMATTTMEKEVLTVNPAEVPGAIFFLPTPKSPHGCDVDPSGEYIIGNGKLSADLTVHSFDRMIAAIEGEKFDGEAYGIPILKFEDVLAGTVKSGGLGPLHTEFDADGNAYTTFFISSEVVKWKLGSWEVIDRKPTFYSVGHLMIPGGNSRKPFGKYVVAMNKITKDRYLPTGPEMEHSAQIYDISGEKMELIYDFPTHGEPHYAAGCPADLLRENSKKIYRLDENNHPYGIKSPADARVERDGRDVHIYMSTIRSHFTPDNIEGIKVGDRVYFHMTNHEQDFDVPHGFAVIGANTSEILIMPGQTKTIVWEPKQVGVWPFYCTDFCSALHQEMQGYVRVSPANSNLELSWSLGE, from the coding sequence ATGAAACATATTAAATCAATCATTGGAATAACCCTTTCCGGGGCAGCCCTGCTGTTTTCCGGGTGCAATCAGGGCGGCGGGTCTTCTAACGGGGCCCTCACATCAAGTGCCGCGGAAAAGGTATACGTAGCTCCGGGGGAACAGGATGAATATTACGCGTTCCTTTCCGGGGGTTACAGTGGAAACCTGACAGTTTACGGCCTTCCTTCGGGGAGGATGTTCAAGGAAATCCCGGTTTTTTCCCAATTCCCGACCTCCGGTTACGGGTATTCCGAAGAAACCAAGCCCATGCTCAACACCTCCTACGGTTTTGTGCCATGGGATGACGCTCACCACCCGGATATCTCCCAAACCAATGGGGAACTGGACGGTCGCTGGATTTTTATCAACGGAAACAATACCCCCAGGATCGCTAGGGTAAGTCTGAGCACCTTCGAAACCGAAGAAATCATCGAGGTGCCCAATAGTGCGGGGAACCACAGTTCTTCCTTTATTACGGAAAACACGGAATACGTGGTTGCCGGAACCCGGTTTTCAGTTCCCGTCCCGCAACGGGATATGCCCATCAATGAATACAAAGGGAACTTTAAAGGTGCCCTGACGTTTATTACGGTAGATCAGGAACACGGGCATATGGATATCAAATTCCAGCTGCTGATGCCCGGATTCAACTACGATTTATCCCACCCCGGCCGCGGGAAATCCCATGGCTGGTTCTTCTTCACCACCTACAACACGGAAGAAGCCAGCACGCTGCAGGAGGTGAATTCCTCCCAGAATGACAAGGATTTCATCGCTGCCATCAACTGGAAGAAAATCGAGGAATATGTAAATAACGGCGGAGGCACCAAAATGCCGGCAAACTACGCCCACAATGTTTACGACGAGAGCACGCATATGGCCACCACAACCATGGAGAAGGAAGTGCTGACCGTAAATCCTGCCGAAGTCCCCGGGGCAATCTTCTTTTTGCCGACTCCAAAATCCCCCCATGGGTGTGACGTAGACCCGTCAGGGGAGTACATCATCGGCAACGGGAAACTCTCTGCCGACCTGACTGTGCATTCCTTTGACAGAATGATTGCCGCCATCGAGGGGGAAAAGTTCGACGGGGAAGCCTACGGCATCCCGATCCTGAAGTTCGAGGATGTCCTGGCCGGCACGGTTAAAAGCGGTGGCCTCGGCCCGCTCCACACCGAATTTGACGCCGATGGCAATGCTTACACCACTTTCTTTATCTCCTCTGAGGTCGTGAAGTGGAAATTAGGCTCCTGGGAAGTGATAGACCGGAAGCCCACCTTTTATTCTGTTGGCCACCTGATGATTCCCGGAGGGAACTCGCGTAAGCCCTTTGGCAAATACGTAGTGGCGATGAACAAGATCACCAAGGACCGATATCTGCCCACAGGGCCCGAAATGGAGCACTCTGCCCAGATATACGATATCTCAGGTGAGAAAATGGAGTTGATCTACGACTTCCCGACACACGGGGAACCGCACTATGCCGCTGGATGCCCGGCGGATCTGTTGCGGGAAAATTCCAAGAAAATCTACCGCCTGGATGAGAACAATCACCCTTATGGGATTAAATCTCCTGCCGATGCCAGGGTGGAACGGGATGGCCGTGACGTACATATTTACATGTCCACCATTCGAAGCCACTTTACCCCGGACAACATCGAGGGGATCAAGGTCGGTGACCGGGTGTATTTCCACATGACGAATCACGAACAGGATTTTGACGTGCCCCATGGCTTTGCTGTCATCGGCGCCAACACCTCGGAGATCCTGATCATGCCGGGGCAGACGAAAACCATTGTCTGGGAACCGAAGCAGGTAGGGGTATGGCCCTTCTACTGTACGGACTTCTGTTCGGCCCTGCACCAGGAAATGCAGGGGTACGTAAGGGTATCCCCGGCCAATTCGAACCTGGAATTGTCCTGGTCGTTAGGAGAATAA
- a CDS encoding fasciclin domain-containing protein: MKTINQTFFWCIILMGLAIMGCKSDPEASAQATDSGSGVEVSKEQGQAFIKDEASEPNILNIAAGSPDHTTLTAAVQAADLENALVNAGPLMVFAPTNEAFDALPAGTVEDLLKPENKDALANILKFHVTPGNYDKEFLKKFKKLGQANDQSVPVEVKGDDVYVGGAKIVASVPASNGIIHVVDKVMLPPQ, translated from the coding sequence ATGAAAACAATCAACCAAACCTTTTTTTGGTGCATTATTTTGATGGGCCTCGCCATTATGGGATGTAAATCAGACCCTGAGGCGTCCGCACAGGCAACAGACTCCGGTTCAGGCGTTGAGGTGTCCAAGGAACAGGGCCAGGCCTTTATCAAAGATGAAGCATCCGAGCCGAACATCCTGAATATTGCCGCCGGGTCGCCGGACCACACGACGTTGACTGCGGCTGTGCAGGCAGCGGACCTGGAGAATGCCCTTGTCAATGCCGGGCCCCTGATGGTCTTTGCCCCCACCAATGAAGCCTTTGACGCCTTGCCCGCAGGGACGGTAGAAGACTTGTTGAAACCCGAGAACAAGGACGCTCTGGCCAACATCCTGAAATTCCACGTAACCCCGGGGAACTACGACAAGGAGTTTCTAAAGAAGTTTAAGAAACTCGGTCAGGCCAACGACCAAAGCGTCCCGGTGGAAGTAAAGGGCGACGATGTCTATGTGGGGGGCGCTAAAATCGTAGCCAGCGTTCCTGCGAGCAACGGGATTATCCACGTGGTGGATAAAGTCATGCTGCCTCCGCAATAA
- a CDS encoding c-type cytochrome — protein MRKILISMSLLVGLITLSCGEKKENKEADGFKIERKSSQDATKAETPATEGVKASERVDLTNKGVGPITSVTLDPEIDQEMAAEGEAVYNQMCLACHKVGKRFIGPAPNGILERRTPEWVMNMILAPEKMVKEDPLAKDLLMEFNGSPMANQGLTEEQARAVLEYFRTLK, from the coding sequence ATGAGAAAAATACTAATAAGCATGTCATTGCTCGTCGGGTTGATCACCCTTAGCTGCGGTGAAAAGAAGGAGAATAAGGAAGCTGATGGGTTCAAGATAGAACGCAAAAGCTCCCAGGATGCAACCAAGGCCGAAACCCCGGCAACCGAAGGTGTCAAGGCCTCTGAAAGGGTGGACCTCACCAATAAGGGGGTAGGCCCCATTACTTCGGTGACCCTTGATCCCGAGATTGACCAGGAAATGGCCGCGGAAGGGGAGGCCGTCTACAATCAGATGTGCCTGGCCTGCCACAAGGTCGGCAAACGGTTTATCGGACCTGCCCCCAATGGTATTTTGGAACGCCGGACCCCGGAGTGGGTAATGAACATGATCCTGGCACCTGAAAAAATGGTCAAAGAAGACCCGCTGGCGAAAGATCTGTTAATGGAATTTAACGGGTCGCCCATGGCAAATCAGGGCCTTACCGAAGAGCAAGCCAGGGCCGTACTGGAATATTTCAGAACCTTAAAATAA
- a CDS encoding RrF2 family transcriptional regulator: protein MISKTAKYAIKAVIYLGLHSSEPKKILTRDMYEQIHVSESYLAKILQVLSRHNIISSIKGRNGGFYLSEENKNHTLMDIVRVVDGGQYVESCVLGISNCNSENPCALHDLVGKGKTEFNRVLEEVTIKKLIASLEDRQVYFPL, encoded by the coding sequence ATGATTTCAAAAACCGCGAAATACGCTATTAAAGCAGTGATCTATTTGGGGTTGCATTCCAGCGAGCCCAAAAAGATCCTGACCCGGGACATGTATGAACAAATCCATGTTTCGGAATCCTATTTGGCGAAAATCCTGCAGGTATTGTCCAGACACAATATCATTTCTTCCATCAAAGGAAGGAACGGGGGGTTTTACCTGTCTGAAGAAAATAAAAACCACACGCTGATGGATATTGTCAGGGTGGTAGACGGGGGTCAGTATGTGGAATCCTGTGTTCTGGGGATCAGCAATTGCAATTCTGAAAACCCGTGTGCCCTGCATGACCTGGTGGGGAAAGGAAAAACGGAATTCAACAGGGTCCTGGAAGAAGTGACCATAAAAAAACTGATAGCTTCTCTCGAAGATCGGCAGGTTTACTTTCCACTCTGA
- a CDS encoding cupin domain-containing protein yields the protein MKYAIFFLMLAIPLLGNSQNSDYSVSSYKDEGRKAPNTHYIGEAWLNGVLRAEGDLPYNITKATFKANSTLDWHKHDAPQVLIVVEGEGYYQERGKDPMRMKVGDVIKCEKETEHWHASSKEHDVTYLAIYTGETTWTEVLSQEAYDAVAEKLKK from the coding sequence ATGAAATACGCGATTTTCTTTTTAATGCTGGCCATACCGCTTTTAGGGAATTCCCAAAATTCCGACTATAGCGTCAGTTCTTATAAGGACGAGGGCAGAAAAGCTCCTAATACCCATTATATCGGGGAAGCCTGGTTGAATGGGGTATTGCGGGCCGAAGGAGACCTCCCATACAACATCACCAAAGCCACTTTTAAGGCGAATTCCACCCTGGATTGGCACAAACACGATGCCCCGCAGGTGCTGATCGTTGTGGAAGGCGAAGGCTACTACCAGGAACGTGGCAAGGACCCGATGCGCATGAAGGTCGGGGATGTTATCAAATGCGAAAAGGAGACCGAGCATTGGCATGCATCCTCCAAAGAACACGATGTGACTTACCTGGCCATCTATACCGGGGAGACCACCTGGACGGAAGTACTCTCCCAGGAGGCTTATGATGCAGTGGCTGAGAAATTGAAGAAGTAA
- a CDS encoding YncE family protein produces MRGCLFAALLIICSQIGRGQTLKECYQESQEAFQVKDYERYLDLTRQALQLHPSHPELLLNEVEGLILCGREKQAYQALGRYLSWDASDRFEQKPAVDSFMRQGSFRKKLDKKLRAYSKTIRRSETFLRLAEKHHFEDIALTPDYIILSEVNQGAVHFLSRQDHRLVAKVTLPGSALSLLVGDNGQYLYATTSVIPQFAGYNPEQQYKSYLSQIDIGTKSVEGSLEIPGESILGSMASNGQGTIYISDSRRPILYRVNARNLELVQTLEISDAFNLQGITYNHADQKLYLADYIKGILSLDANDLSIRKWLRSPEFLLKGIDGLSALDSRNLIGIQNNSNPMRLIRISIEASGELKRVQLLDNDLDLGGEPTNGKLLANHAFYYIANSPWPHYDPDTHKPQPDKWQGLVINRIQF; encoded by the coding sequence ATGAGGGGCTGTTTATTTGCTGCGCTTTTAATCATTTGCTCCCAGATCGGCCGGGGCCAGACCTTAAAAGAATGCTACCAGGAAAGCCAGGAAGCCTTTCAGGTCAAGGACTATGAGCGCTATCTGGACTTGACAAGGCAGGCATTGCAACTCCACCCCTCCCACCCGGAACTGCTGCTCAACGAGGTGGAAGGACTTATCCTCTGCGGGCGAGAAAAACAAGCATACCAGGCCCTGGGCAGGTACCTGAGCTGGGATGCCTCAGACCGATTCGAACAAAAGCCGGCCGTGGATTCCTTCATGCGCCAGGGCAGTTTCAGGAAAAAGCTGGATAAAAAACTCCGGGCGTATTCAAAAACCATACGGCGGAGTGAAACGTTCCTCCGGCTCGCGGAAAAACACCATTTTGAGGATATCGCACTCACCCCGGACTACATCATACTTTCCGAGGTGAACCAGGGGGCTGTCCATTTCCTGAGTCGCCAGGACCACCGGCTTGTTGCGAAAGTTACCCTCCCGGGGTCCGCCCTGAGCTTATTGGTCGGGGATAATGGGCAATACCTTTATGCGACTACCAGCGTCATCCCCCAATTCGCGGGATACAACCCGGAGCAGCAATACAAATCCTACCTCAGCCAGATCGATATTGGGACAAAAAGCGTTGAGGGCAGCCTTGAAATACCTGGTGAATCCATCCTGGGGTCCATGGCTTCCAACGGACAGGGCACAATTTATATCAGCGATTCCCGGCGCCCCATCCTCTATAGGGTGAACGCCCGAAACCTGGAGCTGGTCCAAACCCTGGAGATTTCAGATGCCTTTAATCTGCAGGGGATAACATATAACCATGCGGATCAAAAACTTTACCTCGCGGACTATATCAAGGGTATTTTAAGCCTGGACGCAAACGATTTGTCCATCAGGAAATGGCTGCGTTCGCCCGAATTTTTGCTGAAGGGGATCGACGGCCTGTCGGCTCTGGATTCCCGCAACCTGATTGGCATTCAAAATAACTCGAACCCCATGCGCCTGATCCGGATTTCCATTGAGGCTTCCGGGGAGCTAAAACGCGTGCAACTCCTGGATAACGACCTGGATCTCGGGGGGGAACCCACCAACGGAAAGTTGTTGGCGAACCACGCATTCTATTACATTGCCAACAGCCCCTGGCCGCACTATGATCCGGACACCCATAAACCTCAACCGGATAAGTGGCAGGGATTGGTCATAAACCGTATACAGTTCTAA
- a CDS encoding GNAT family N-acetyltransferase, translating to MQPRITPYKEAHWPEIRRIFLSNTPKYFDPGELQDLRDYLDRQADSYFVLTIEDQVVGSGGYCLSGPGLGRLTWDFLDPAFKGQGLGSVLIEHCLHCLTSDPGIEKEEVCTSQLAYQFYERFGFELIRKEKDYWAKNLDLYYMVKRLV from the coding sequence ATGCAACCCCGGATAACACCCTATAAAGAAGCCCACTGGCCCGAGATCAGGCGCATTTTCCTCAGCAATACGCCCAAATACTTCGATCCCGGGGAATTGCAGGACCTCAGGGACTATCTGGATCGCCAGGCCGATAGTTATTTTGTGCTTACAATAGAGGATCAGGTTGTGGGGAGTGGAGGGTATTGCCTCTCCGGGCCGGGACTGGGAAGGCTTACCTGGGATTTCCTGGATCCAGCATTCAAGGGACAGGGCCTGGGGTCCGTACTGATTGAGCACTGCCTGCACTGTTTGACTTCAGATCCCGGGATCGAAAAAGAGGAGGTATGCACCTCCCAGCTGGCCTATCAGTTCTACGAGCGGTTCGGGTTTGAGCTGATCCGGAAGGAGAAGGATTACTGGGCGAAAAACCTGGACCTCTACTATATGGTAAAGCGCCTGGTATAG
- the rseP gene encoding RIP metalloprotease RseP gives MSPILIQALQFLLSLSLLIVLHEMGHFLPAKAFKTRVEKFYLFFDIKFSLFKKKIGETVYGIGWLPLGGYVKIAGMIDESMDTDQMNEPPKPWEFRSKPAWQRLIIMLGGVTVNFLVAWVIYIGTSFAYGDAYIAADSIEDGYHVTNPVLLELGVQTGDKLVAIDGQRYAKYDDLRRNMITADRITIERDGVEREIELPEDFLGQLSTGEDLSLFNLRFPFMVGEVSDSSLNKDADLQPGDLVLSLAGEPVKYYDQVAPIMDTLANRTIPVSIERDAETRTLQLQTDENGKLGIYPGGSMKRFSEMGYFDTVTEEYSFGESIAVGGRKFVDQIGGYWLQLKKIFTPSTGAYKGVGGFKAIFDIFPDFWSWQGFWEITAFLSIMLAVLNLLPIPALDGGHVMFLLYEMVSGRKPSDKFMEYAQMVGFFLLIALILFANGNDVYKALFK, from the coding sequence ATGTCTCCAATCCTGATTCAAGCCCTGCAATTCCTCCTCAGCCTGTCGCTCCTGATCGTGCTGCACGAAATGGGGCATTTCCTGCCCGCCAAGGCATTCAAGACCCGGGTCGAGAAATTCTACCTGTTTTTCGATATTAAGTTTTCGCTATTCAAGAAAAAGATCGGCGAAACGGTTTACGGCATTGGCTGGCTGCCGCTCGGGGGGTATGTGAAAATCGCCGGGATGATTGACGAGAGCATGGATACCGACCAGATGAACGAGCCGCCCAAACCCTGGGAGTTCCGTTCCAAGCCGGCCTGGCAGCGGCTGATCATCATGCTGGGCGGGGTAACGGTGAACTTCCTGGTGGCCTGGGTCATTTATATCGGGACCTCCTTTGCCTACGGGGATGCCTATATCGCTGCAGACAGCATCGAAGACGGCTACCACGTGACCAACCCGGTGCTCCTGGAGCTGGGCGTCCAAACGGGCGACAAGCTGGTAGCCATCGACGGGCAGCGCTACGCAAAGTACGACGACCTCCGCCGCAACATGATCACCGCAGACCGGATCACCATTGAGCGGGACGGGGTGGAGCGCGAAATTGAGCTGCCGGAGGACTTCCTCGGCCAGCTTTCCACCGGGGAGGACCTGAGTTTGTTCAACCTGCGCTTCCCGTTTATGGTTGGGGAAGTCTCCGACAGTTCCCTGAACAAGGACGCCGACCTGCAACCCGGCGACCTGGTGCTTTCCCTCGCCGGGGAACCCGTCAAGTACTACGACCAGGTGGCACCCATCATGGATACCCTGGCCAACCGGACCATCCCGGTAAGTATTGAACGGGACGCGGAAACCCGCACGCTGCAACTGCAGACGGACGAAAACGGGAAACTGGGCATCTATCCCGGGGGCAGCATGAAGCGCTTCTCGGAGATGGGCTATTTCGATACGGTAACCGAGGAGTACAGTTTCGGGGAGAGCATCGCCGTGGGCGGCCGCAAATTTGTGGACCAGATTGGCGGCTACTGGCTGCAATTGAAAAAGATATTTACACCGAGTACCGGGGCGTACAAGGGCGTGGGCGGCTTCAAGGCCATCTTCGACATCTTCCCGGACTTCTGGAGCTGGCAGGGCTTCTGGGAGATCACCGCTTTCCTCTCCATCATGCTGGCCGTGCTGAACCTGTTGCCCATCCCGGCCCTGGACGGGGGGCACGTGATGTTCCTGCTCTACGAGATGGTGTCCGGCCGCAAGCCCAGCGACAAATTTATGGAGTACGCCCAGATGGTGGGATTCTTCCTGCTCATCGCCCTTATCCTGTTTGCGAATGGGAACGATGTGTACAAGGCGTTGTTCAAGTAA
- a CDS encoding SCO family protein: MRSLLFRYKYFWITLVVVSGVIIYLMYNALEPRQVLPVYQPADFNPELVDAEISHIKKYHRVADFSLVNQNGDTITRSDYDGHIYIADFFFTTCPTICPIMTENMAYLQDELRDQPEVLLLSHSVTPEIDSVPRLKEYALEKGVMDEKWNLVTGDKKQIYELARKSYMAVKTDGDGGPFDMIHTENFILVDKEGRIRGTYDGTRREEMARLLEELQILQASYAAPD; the protein is encoded by the coding sequence ATGCGCTCCCTGCTCTTCCGCTACAAATATTTCTGGATCACGCTGGTGGTGGTTTCGGGCGTCATCATCTACCTGATGTACAACGCCCTGGAACCCCGGCAGGTGCTGCCGGTCTACCAGCCGGCCGACTTTAACCCGGAACTCGTGGACGCGGAGATCAGCCACATCAAGAAATACCACCGGGTGGCGGACTTCAGCCTGGTCAACCAGAACGGGGATACCATTACCCGCAGCGATTACGACGGGCACATCTACATCGCGGATTTCTTTTTCACCACCTGCCCAACCATCTGCCCGATCATGACCGAGAATATGGCCTACCTTCAGGACGAGCTCCGCGACCAGCCGGAAGTGCTGCTCCTCTCGCATTCGGTGACCCCGGAAATCGACTCGGTACCCCGCCTCAAGGAATACGCCCTGGAAAAGGGGGTGATGGACGAAAAGTGGAACCTGGTAACCGGGGACAAAAAGCAGATTTACGAACTGGCGCGAAAATCCTATATGGCCGTAAAGACCGACGGGGACGGCGGTCCCTTCGATATGATCCACACGGAAAATTTTATCCTGGTAGACAAGGAAGGGCGCATCCGGGGGACCTACGACGGGACCCGGCGGGAGGAGATGGCGCGCCTGCTGGAGGAGCTGCAGATCCTGCAGGCTTCCTACGCAGCCCCGGACTGA
- a CDS encoding FeoA family protein, whose product MNVADLRRGERGVIKEFTEDVLPIKLLELGCLPGNIIEMVQVAPLRDPIYINVNGSHIAIRREVARQIALEPLPSNE is encoded by the coding sequence TTGAACGTAGCGGACTTACGTCGCGGGGAGCGCGGTGTCATCAAGGAATTTACCGAAGATGTACTCCCCATAAAGCTCCTGGAACTGGGTTGCCTGCCCGGGAACATTATCGAAATGGTCCAGGTGGCCCCGCTGCGCGACCCCATCTACATAAACGTCAACGGCTCCCACATTGCCATCCGCCGCGAAGTGGCCCGCCAAATTGCGTTGGAACCCCTCCCCTCCAATGAGTAA
- the feoB gene encoding ferrous iron transport protein B — translation MSKDIKVALIGNPNTGKTSVFNRLTGLNQKVGNYPGITVEKKQGVCKLSRGIKAHILDLPGTYSLNTTSLDESVVVELLLNRNAPDFPDVAVVISDVENLKRNLLLFTQIRDLSIPAILVINMADRMRRKGISLDVEALEKRLNTRIALISTRKNTGIETLKNHIERYREIPASPCVDVSVIDPEYFGRLKKTFPGEELYKLWVVITQDVNFTPLQKNLRGEAPTYDIKSRGELKRLQHKETILRYQFINGVLKETYKVDWAAAKGLRATFDKVLTHKVFGYLIFFLILLTIFQAIYDWSEVPMDFIDAGFASASEWIKNTLPPGMFTDLVAEGVVAGIGGIVIFIPQIAFLFFFIALLEESGYMSRVVFLMDRVMRPFGLSGKSVVPLMSGTACAIPAVMATRNIESWKERLITILVTPFMTCSARLPVYLIIIALVIPEGRFIGLSYQALTLMLLYLVGFLAAILSAMGLNRILKIPNRSFFVVEMPNYKWPLWKNVFYTVVEKTKSFVYGAGKIILAISIVLWFLGSTGYSEEFRNAEEIVTERVQSQGFSEYSKAYMDQKMQEYRSTLRAGVTPADGRVPVGSVQDSIVKFRSLLELRAVNQEIAGYKLEHSLIGRMGKFIEPAVEPLGYDWKIGIAVLTSFAAREVFVGTLATIYSVGSDEEETIKNRMAAEVKEDTGEPLFNLASGISLLLFYAFAMQCMSTLAIVKRETNSWKWPILQLVFMSAFAYIVAFAAYQILA, via the coding sequence ATGAGTAAGGACATCAAGGTCGCTCTTATCGGCAACCCAAATACCGGGAAAACCTCCGTTTTTAACCGGCTCACCGGCCTGAACCAAAAAGTTGGCAATTACCCGGGGATCACCGTGGAGAAAAAACAGGGGGTTTGCAAGCTCTCCCGCGGCATCAAAGCGCATATCCTGGACTTGCCGGGCACGTACAGCCTGAACACGACTTCCCTGGACGAGAGTGTGGTGGTGGAACTGCTCCTCAACCGGAATGCCCCGGATTTCCCGGACGTGGCCGTGGTAATCAGCGACGTGGAGAACCTTAAGCGCAACCTGCTGCTATTTACCCAAATACGCGACCTGAGCATCCCGGCCATCCTGGTGATCAACATGGCCGACCGGATGCGGCGCAAGGGGATCAGCCTGGACGTGGAGGCCCTGGAAAAACGACTCAATACGCGCATTGCCCTGATCAGTACCCGGAAGAATACGGGGATCGAAACGCTGAAAAATCACATTGAACGCTACCGGGAAATCCCGGCTTCGCCCTGTGTAGACGTCTCCGTAATAGACCCGGAGTATTTCGGGCGGCTCAAAAAGACCTTTCCGGGGGAGGAACTCTACAAACTCTGGGTGGTCATTACCCAGGATGTGAATTTTACACCCCTGCAAAAAAACCTGAGGGGGGAGGCCCCTACCTACGACATCAAATCGCGGGGTGAACTCAAGCGGTTGCAGCACAAGGAGACCATCCTGAGGTACCAGTTTATCAACGGGGTCCTGAAAGAAACCTACAAGGTGGATTGGGCCGCCGCCAAAGGCTTGCGCGCCACCTTCGACAAGGTCCTCACCCACAAGGTCTTTGGATATCTGATCTTTTTCCTGATCCTGTTGACGATTTTCCAGGCCATCTACGACTGGAGCGAGGTGCCCATGGACTTCATCGACGCGGGCTTTGCCTCGGCGAGCGAATGGATCAAAAACACGCTGCCGCCGGGCATGTTTACCGATCTGGTCGCCGAAGGAGTGGTGGCCGGGATCGGGGGGATCGTAATATTTATCCCTCAAATCGCCTTTTTGTTCTTCTTTATCGCCCTGTTGGAGGAATCCGGTTATATGAGCCGGGTGGTCTTTCTGATGGACCGGGTGATGCGGCCCTTTGGCCTGAGCGGCAAAAGCGTGGTCCCGCTCATGTCGGGGACCGCCTGCGCCATTCCGGCCGTGATGGCTACGCGGAATATCGAGAGTTGGAAGGAACGGCTGATCACCATCCTGGTGACCCCGTTTATGACCTGTTCCGCCCGCCTGCCCGTCTACCTGATCATCATCGCCCTGGTGATCCCGGAAGGCCGGTTTATCGGGCTGAGCTACCAGGCCCTCACGCTTATGCTGCTCTACCTGGTGGGCTTTCTGGCCGCAATCCTCTCCGCCATGGGGCTGAACCGCATCCTGAAAATCCCGAACAGGAGCTTCTTTGTGGTGGAGATGCCCAATTACAAGTGGCCTTTATGGAAGAATGTCTTCTATACGGTCGTCGAAAAAACCAAAAGCTTTGTCTACGGGGCCGGGAAGATCATCCTGGCCATTTCCATTGTACTCTGGTTCCTGGGCTCCACCGGGTACTCCGAGGAATTCCGGAATGCCGAAGAGATTGTGACCGAACGGGTGCAGTCTCAGGGCTTCAGCGAGTACAGCAAGGCGTATATGGACCAGAAAATGCAGGAATACCGCAGTACGCTCCGGGCGGGGGTTACGCCCGCTGACGGTCGGGTGCCCGTTGGCAGCGTTCAGGATTCGATTGTAAAATTTCGGTCGTTGCTGGAGCTGCGGGCGGTGAATCAGGAAATCGCCGGCTACAAATTGGAGCATTCGCTTATAGGCCGGATGGGCAAGTTTATCGAACCCGCCGTGGAACCGCTTGGGTACGACTGGAAGATCGGTATTGCCGTACTCACTTCCTTCGCTGCCCGGGAAGTCTTTGTCGGGACGCTGGCGACGATTTACAGCGTGGGCAGCGACGAGGAGGAAACCATCAAGAACCGGATGGCTGCCGAGGTGAAGGAGGATACGGGCGAACCGCTCTTTAACCTGGCTTCGGGGATTTCCCTGCTGCTCTTCTACGCCTTTGCCATGCAATGTATGAGCACCCTGGCCATCGTCAAGCGCGAGACGAACAGCTGGAAATGGCCCATCCTCCAATTGGTGTTTATGAGCGCATTTGCCTATATTGTAGCTTTCGCTGCCTACCAAATACTCGCATAA
- a CDS encoding TonB-dependent receptor plug domain-containing protein codes for MKNISALLLLAALLLGASCGSSKSGNPNGEITDMQAEMDERNSAVIPLITRIRRLPGISIQNGVPVLSKSANSMSGSQTEPLYVLDGLAMGNSFRQIENVVQPVDVKSIKVLRSSDASFYGSRGANGVIVITTKSGG; via the coding sequence ATGAAAAATATTTCTGCCCTGCTATTGCTGGCCGCCCTCCTGCTGGGGGCTTCCTGCGGCAGCTCAAAATCCGGCAATCCCAATGGGGAAATCACCGATATGCAAGCCGAGATGGACGAGCGGAACAGCGCCGTGATCCCGCTGATCACCCGTATCCGCAGACTGCCCGGCATCTCCATACAGAACGGGGTGCCCGTTCTTTCCAAAAGTGCCAATTCCATGTCGGGGTCCCAAACCGAACCCCTCTATGTGCTGGATGGCCTTGCCATGGGAAATTCGTTCCGTCAAATCGAAAATGTTGTCCAACCTGTGGATGTCAAATCCATTAAGGTGCTCAGATCGTCCGATGCCTCCTTTTACGGCTCCCGCGGGGCCAACGGCGTCATCGTGATCACCACCAAATCCGGGGGCTAG